A single genomic interval of Eurosta solidaginis isolate ZX-2024a chromosome 3, ASM4086904v1, whole genome shotgun sequence harbors:
- the LOC137247114 gene encoding LITAF domain-containing protein-like: MVEKSTIPPRIYPSAPLEQVVITSDEQQQALLPTAPPTYDQAIGAAPTTTNTPQVVLIARSPMIFGSIPLDLLCPYCHNYTRTRLRSQPSSRTHLVALFLCLFQMYCCVCLPYCIDNCMDTVHYCGLCDQYLGTYVRE; this comes from the exons ATGGTTGAAAAATCAACAATTCCGCCACGTATTTACCCATCAGCTCCGCTCGAACAGGTGGTTATAACATCCGACGAACAGCAGCAAGCTTTACTGCCAACAGCGCCACCCACCTACGACCAAGCAATAGGTGCCGCacccacaacaacaaacacaccacaagtTGTTTTAATTGCGC GCTCTCCGATGATATTTGGCTCCATACCATTGGATTTACTATGTCCTTATTGCCACAATTACACACGAACACGTTTACGTTCCCAACCATCTTCACGTACACATTTAGTTGCCTTGTTCCTCTGCTTATTTCA GATGTACTGTTGCGTGTGTTTACCATATTGCATTGACAATTGCATGGATACGGTCCATTATTGTGGCTTGTGTGACCAATACTTGGGTACCTATGTACGCGAGTAA